The following coding sequences lie in one Silene latifolia isolate original U9 population chromosome 5, ASM4854445v1, whole genome shotgun sequence genomic window:
- the LOC141655177 gene encoding protein FAR-RED IMPAIRED RESPONSE 1-like: protein MLERKGILCRHIIWIYSSNGVKAIPDEYVVNRWCKNALRSKSFNCNGDPAEEIDIIDAKQISMSKMWSEVHQTVGILMGRSKEVVDSFSSLIKDLKDKLAPLGSQMSKEQQMVALIGCSTTQEVTIFPPKKSKNKGSGKRLLSSKTKAIALAMKPKRMFSLIRNTLYQIRTTINLK from the exons ATGCTTGAAAGGAAGGGAATTCTGTGCAGGCATATAATATGGATTTACTCATCTAACGGAGTGAAGGCTATACCGGATGAGTATGTTGTGAACAGATGGTGTAAAAATGCACTCCGGTCAAAATCCTTCAATTGTAATGGTGATCCAGCCGAAGAGATTGATATAATAGATGCCAAGCAGATTTCCATGTCAAAAATGTGGTCCGAAGTACACCAGACAGTTGGGATACTGATGGGAAGAAGCAAGGAAGTAGTTGACAGCTTTTCGTCTCTCATAAAAGATTTGAAGGACAAACTGGCACCATTAGGTTCACAAATGAGTAAAGAACAGCAAATGGTTGCGCTTATTGGGTGTTCTACTACTCAGGAAGTAACTATATTTCCACCAAAGAAATCGAAAAATAAGGGAAGTGGAAAGAGACTCTTGTCGAGTAAGACTAAAGCAATAGCCTTGGCGATGAAGCCGAAGCGCatgt TTTCTTTGATTAGAAATACACTTTATCAGATCAGAACGACAATTAATTTGAAGTAA